A single region of the Vagococcus teuberi genome encodes:
- the deoC gene encoding deoxyribose-phosphate aldolase: MDLAKYVDHTLLKPDATREQIKTLCEEAAEYDFASVCVNPFWVSYAAEILANAKAKVCTVIGFPLGANTTETKVFETTNAIENGAEEIDMVINIGALKNKEYDIVEQDIAAVVKASHPKAIVKVIIETCLLTDEEIVKACELSVAANADFVKTSTGFSTGGATPKDVKLMKDTVKDNAFVKASGGVRSKEDAFTMIEMGADRLGTSSGILLIKED, translated from the coding sequence ATGGATTTAGCAAAATATGTCGATCACACGTTATTAAAACCAGATGCCACAAGAGAGCAAATCAAAACATTGTGCGAGGAAGCCGCAGAATATGATTTCGCCTCAGTTTGTGTCAATCCTTTCTGGGTAAGCTATGCAGCAGAAATTTTAGCTAATGCAAAAGCAAAAGTGTGTACAGTTATTGGGTTCCCTCTAGGAGCAAACACAACAGAAACCAAAGTATTTGAAACAACAAATGCTATTGAAAATGGTGCAGAAGAAATTGATATGGTGATTAATATCGGTGCACTAAAAAATAAAGAATACGATATCGTAGAACAAGATATTGCAGCAGTTGTTAAAGCAAGTCATCCAAAAGCGATTGTAAAAGTAATTATCGAAACATGTCTTTTAACTGACGAAGAAATCGTTAAAGCATGTGAATTATCTGTTGCAGCAAATGCTGACTTTGTTAAAACATCAACAGGATTCTCAACTGGTGGTGCAACACCTAAAGATGTGAAACTAATGAAAGACACGGTTAAAGACAATGCATTTGTTAAAGCATCAGGTGGCGTTCGCTCTAAAGAAGATGCCTTCACGATGATTGAAATGGGTGCTGACAGACTTGGAACAAGTTCTGGAATCCTTTTAATAAAAGAAGACTAG
- a CDS encoding SIS domain-containing protein, translated as MLKFNEQQQIDTIQGALELRPTVEEIIDKVWDEGFDNVFYLGIGGTYASGMQAVTYMNGRSDLPVYVQHAAEYYTTGNRRLTEKSLVILSSVTGTTQEVVRAVKEMKEVGATLLGFIDKAGSILAELCDYVVCYEPLGTEQIKYFMVADRLMNRNGDFDDYEEYYAELDNYLAKGLVEAEKKADSFGLEFAQKHRHDAMHYFIGAGNQWGAVYSYAMCYWEEQSWLRSKSIHSAEFLHGTLEVIDETTPVTLFLGEDEQRMLSERVKNLLPRICANYTFIDTKDYPVDGISEKNRGRVLSYLLMHCVTQRIDAYVEKLNCHPLDIRRYYRQFDY; from the coding sequence ATGCTAAAATTTAATGAACAACAACAAATTGATACAATACAGGGTGCTTTAGAATTAAGACCTACTGTTGAAGAAATCATCGATAAAGTGTGGGATGAAGGTTTTGATAATGTGTTTTACTTAGGAATTGGTGGAACATATGCTTCGGGTATGCAAGCAGTAACATATATGAATGGGAGAAGTGATTTACCAGTTTATGTCCAACATGCAGCAGAGTATTATACAACGGGAAATAGACGATTAACTGAAAAATCTTTAGTCATTCTATCTTCAGTTACTGGTACGACACAAGAGGTTGTTCGTGCAGTGAAAGAAATGAAAGAAGTCGGTGCAACACTACTTGGGTTTATTGATAAAGCAGGGAGTATTTTAGCTGAATTATGTGATTACGTTGTTTGTTACGAACCATTAGGAACAGAACAAATTAAATATTTTATGGTAGCTGATCGTTTAATGAATAGAAATGGCGACTTTGATGACTATGAAGAGTACTATGCGGAATTAGATAACTATTTAGCGAAAGGTTTAGTTGAGGCTGAAAAGAAAGCAGATAGTTTTGGTTTGGAATTTGCACAAAAACATCGTCATGATGCAATGCATTATTTTATAGGGGCAGGTAACCAGTGGGGGGCAGTATACTCATATGCAATGTGTTATTGGGAAGAACAAAGTTGGTTACGTTCTAAATCAATTCATTCTGCTGAATTTTTACATGGCACTTTAGAAGTTATTGATGAAACTACTCCTGTGACATTATTTTTAGGAGAAGATGAGCAGCGTATGTTATCAGAACGTGTAAAAAATCTTTTACCTCGAATTTGTGCTAATTATACTTTTATTGACACAAAAGATTATCCAGTGGATGGTATAAGTGAGAAAAATAGAGGACGTGTCTTATCATATTTACTAATGCACTGTGTGACACAACGTATAGACGCTTATGTTGAAAAACTAAATTGTCATCCATTAGACATCCGCCGTTACTATCGACAATTTGATTACTAA
- a CDS encoding PTS system mannose/fructose/sorbose family transporter subunit IID, whose protein sequence is MMTSNEKKVTKKDLMRIFWRSLPMEFGWNYERQMHLAFAHMMSPLMKKLYGEDDAQYANSLERHMEFFNCTPQIVPFIGGVVASMEETNANSDDFDLSSISSIKTALMGPLSGIGDSIFMGTIRVIATGLAVSLAEKGNILGPILFLLLYNIPAYLLRYYGVMSGYKLGVGYLTKIQESGLMETFKKAASILGVMVIGAMTNEMVAINFTLKLGSGDEAQTLQNILDGMMPGLMSLVVLYIFYKLNKRKVNVLWQILGAAIIGVLLTWYGILG, encoded by the coding sequence ATGATGACTTCTAATGAAAAAAAAGTAACGAAGAAAGATTTAATGCGTATATTTTGGCGCTCACTGCCAATGGAATTTGGTTGGAATTATGAGAGGCAAATGCATTTAGCTTTTGCTCATATGATGTCGCCACTTATGAAAAAATTGTATGGAGAAGATGATGCGCAGTATGCTAATTCTCTAGAACGACATATGGAATTTTTTAATTGTACACCACAAATTGTACCTTTTATAGGTGGAGTTGTTGCTTCAATGGAGGAAACAAATGCTAACAGTGATGACTTTGATCTTTCTTCAATTAGTTCGATTAAAACAGCATTAATGGGTCCCCTTTCCGGAATTGGTGATTCTATTTTCATGGGAACCATTCGTGTAATAGCAACAGGACTAGCTGTTTCTCTTGCAGAAAAAGGAAATATCCTGGGCCCAATATTGTTCCTGTTACTCTACAATATTCCAGCTTACTTACTAAGATACTATGGTGTGATGTCAGGTTATAAATTAGGAGTAGGATATCTAACTAAGATTCAAGAGTCTGGGTTAATGGAAACCTTTAAAAAAGCTGCATCTATTTTAGGAGTAATGGTGATTGGAGCCATGACAAATGAAATGGTTGCGATTAACTTTACTTTGAAGTTAGGTAGTGGAGATGAAGCACAAACATTACAAAATATATTAGATGGCATGATGCCAGGATTAATGAGTTTAGTAGTTTTATATATATTCTATAAACTCAATAAACGAAAAGTTAATGTATTATGGCAAATTTTAGGAGCAGCAATTATCGGTGTCTTACTGACTTGGTATGGCATTTTAGGATAA
- a CDS encoding PTS mannose/fructose/sorbose/N-acetylgalactosamine transporter subunit IIC, with product MGDIVPALLIGLIGFLGPMDFAIGSNLLNRPIIMGPLVGLVLGDLTQGIIIGASLELIFMGAISVGAYLPPDVIVGGVLGTAFAISLGQGVGAAITIAMPIAMLSLAIGNLLSIIFPMIAHSGDRAASEGNARGITKSMWTIGLLECTRRGVLCFLGFYLGSSQIEHVLSMIPDKIINGLEVSANLLPAIGFAILLQMILNKSIIPYFFLGFLLSSYLHVPVLGVAMFGLVLIFITMKFNNTGSHSMTNTITGQGVEDDDDF from the coding sequence ATGGGAGATATAGTGCCTGCACTGTTAATCGGATTAATTGGATTTTTAGGACCTATGGATTTTGCTATTGGATCAAATTTATTAAATCGTCCAATTATTATGGGGCCATTAGTAGGATTAGTTTTAGGTGATTTGACACAAGGGATTATAATTGGTGCTTCATTAGAATTAATTTTTATGGGAGCAATATCCGTTGGAGCTTATTTACCACCTGATGTGATTGTTGGTGGCGTATTAGGAACTGCTTTTGCTATTAGTTTAGGGCAAGGAGTTGGAGCAGCAATAACTATAGCCATGCCAATAGCAATGTTGTCTTTAGCTATTGGGAACTTATTAAGTATTATATTTCCAATGATTGCCCATTCAGGAGATCGTGCAGCTTCAGAAGGGAATGCTAGAGGTATCACCAAATCTATGTGGACGATTGGTTTATTAGAATGTACTAGACGCGGTGTACTATGCTTCCTTGGGTTTTATCTAGGTAGCTCACAAATCGAGCATGTCCTTTCCATGATACCAGATAAAATTATTAACGGTTTAGAAGTTTCTGCAAACTTATTACCCGCAATTGGATTCGCAATTTTATTACAAATGATTTTGAATAAATCAATTATTCCATACTTCTTTTTAGGATTTTTATTGTCATCGTATCTCCATGTTCCAGTATTAGGGGTTGCTATGTTTGGATTGGTTCTGATTTTTATAACAATGAAATTTAATAATACAGGTTCACATTCAATGACAAATACGATAACAGGTCAAGGGGTGGAAGATGATGATGACTTCTAA
- a CDS encoding sugar phosphate isomerase/epimerase family protein, which yields MSEFDWFSRIAGMNYYYRYYPIEYFYESLNKNGITQLELWTCTQHFDINQFTYQDTKRFLKKQKKYGLKTICVTPEQSNPKPYNLAAKDELLQKKAISYFENTIRVASELESPYISMNSGWNFYNENIDEAFKRSMSNMSYLAHFAKKFDVAIVFEALQPEESNIVNSLSDLQRYIQGMGSDNVFINIDFGAMSRANETIDDYYRIFPNSIRHCHFVDGNPTGHLSWGEGTRDVLEDISRLHDNGYAGNLTFEFAQSRYFAHPFDVDKRAIDFLKKTLN from the coding sequence ATGAGTGAATTTGATTGGTTTTCAAGGATAGCAGGGATGAATTATTATTATCGTTATTACCCTATAGAATATTTTTACGAGTCGCTTAATAAAAATGGCATTACACAATTAGAATTATGGACATGTACTCAGCATTTTGATATTAATCAATTTACTTACCAAGATACCAAACGATTTTTAAAAAAACAGAAAAAATATGGTTTAAAAACTATATGTGTGACGCCAGAACAGAGTAACCCAAAGCCGTACAATCTTGCAGCGAAAGATGAATTACTACAAAAAAAAGCCATTAGTTACTTTGAAAATACGATTCGGGTAGCTTCTGAATTGGAAAGTCCTTACATATCAATGAATTCAGGATGGAATTTTTATAATGAAAACATAGATGAGGCTTTTAAAAGATCTATGTCGAACATGAGTTATCTAGCACATTTTGCTAAAAAGTTTGATGTAGCAATTGTTTTTGAAGCTCTTCAGCCAGAAGAATCAAACATAGTTAATTCGTTGTCTGATTTACAACGATACATACAAGGAATGGGTAGTGATAATGTATTTATTAATATAGATTTTGGAGCGATGTCTCGAGCTAACGAAACAATTGACGATTATTACCGAATATTTCCAAATAGTATTAGACATTGCCATTTTGTTGATGGTAATCCCACTGGTCATCTTTCTTGGGGAGAAGGTACAAGAGATGTTCTAGAGGATATATCAAGATTACATGATAACGGTTATGCAGGAAATTTAACATTTGAGTTTGCGCAAAGTAGATATTTTGCTCATCCTTTTGATGTGGATAAACGAGCAATTGATTTTTTGAAGAAAACGTTAAACTAA
- a CDS encoding PTS sugar transporter subunit IIB, which produces MILLTRVDHRLLHGQVAFTWTQDLGTDCILIANDDVPNNDLRKTTIKLAKPQGVKLVIKNIEDSIKALKSGVTDKYKLFIVVESIEDAYKLAKAYPDIKQINLGGTKASTDKENISKAVNVTSHEKDLIHELLANNVEVEIRQVPSDKKIMASDVI; this is translated from the coding sequence ATGATATTACTGACAAGAGTTGATCACCGTTTATTACACGGACAAGTGGCTTTTACGTGGACACAAGATTTAGGAACAGATTGTATTTTAATAGCTAATGATGATGTCCCTAATAACGATTTAAGAAAAACGACAATAAAGTTAGCTAAACCACAAGGAGTTAAGTTAGTTATAAAAAATATAGAGGACTCAATTAAAGCACTGAAAAGTGGGGTAACTGATAAGTATAAATTGTTCATTGTTGTTGAATCGATAGAAGATGCTTATAAATTAGCTAAAGCTTATCCAGATATTAAGCAAATTAATTTAGGAGGAACTAAGGCCAGCACAGATAAGGAAAATATTTCTAAAGCAGTAAATGTTACATCGCATGAGAAAGATTTAATACATGAGTTATTAGCTAACAATGTTGAAGTAGAAATAAGACAAGTTCCATCTGATAAAAAAATAATGGCAAGTGATGTTATTTAA
- a CDS encoding PTS sugar transporter subunit IIA — protein sequence MERRIILASHGSFASGILSSLELICGKQTNIEALDCYTEESFDLASEVSEIINNNQEKEIIVVTDIFGGSVNNEFLQYIRNSNFFLVAGMNLPFLVELVTQIEFVHSLEDCINEALSNSKVSIQFCNNILKNELQVKEEEF from the coding sequence TTGGAAAGAAGAATTATTCTAGCATCTCATGGGTCCTTTGCTTCAGGTATTTTATCATCTTTAGAACTGATTTGTGGTAAACAAACAAATATTGAAGCATTAGATTGTTATACAGAAGAGTCATTTGATTTAGCTAGTGAAGTAAGTGAGATAATAAATAATAATCAAGAAAAAGAAATTATTGTAGTTACAGATATCTTTGGCGGTAGTGTGAATAATGAATTTTTGCAATATATCCGTAATTCAAATTTCTTTTTAGTGGCAGGGATGAATCTCCCTTTTCTTGTTGAATTGGTCACACAAATTGAATTTGTTCACTCATTAGAAGACTGCATAAATGAAGCATTATCAAATAGTAAAGTATCCATTCAATTTTGTAATAACATTTTAAAAAATGAATTACAAGTTAAAGAAGAAGAATTTTAG
- a CDS encoding sigma 54-interacting transcriptional regulator has protein sequence MKKKIIAYLDNQTSFFSFDYVSDVFTASKIAEIFNVKRNTISHYLNQLTSEGKLIKVNSRPVFYLSKKTFEEENFKLKKNVYSSFQEILNEKPYFKKERDFFSLMIGHNQSLNRAIDQIKMSLAYPNNGLPVLITGESGTGKSYLVKLVYEYCIENDILKEDAPFITLNCAQYANNPELLTSNLFGYVKGAFTGANETQQGIFESANEGILFLDEVHRLNAEAQEKLFTYLDQHIIYRVGDNSHPLHINTRLFFATTEDLESNFLTTFIRRIPIQITLPSIKERSRNERIELIYSFFISERHIIQKDISISSQVINLLAGNHFKGNIGELKNCVKVTVAKAFMEQKSEQVVNISIHYLPSYLLRDTEQLVYNIDENKILIKSDTTLQQMIKINQLTQKGVIETFEKVLLIYRENHQDLSICEEEIKKHINKLFDELFFSKQRYSQYELLVYVTQYIRETFRQMRTAYGIQFNGNSVYALSYYLLQRGSTKWYPENDELSKSIAHLNQEIKSLYPDSYHYVSRILNICQPLIDLDIALMDYIILTLYFKKIDWKKEQGIPKAIIVAHGYATASSISNVVNRLLEKEIFEAFDMPLETTTKQISEEIINYCTQNELSNGLIILVDMGSLRELYQFFPKQIETPIIVVNNVSTPLALSIGENIQKKLPFEEMIEQSVDSAKLDWEIIYPQENRKKVLLTVCQTGIGTARQINQLLEKSLPVSCDLKIMPYSYESLHVNKKDDTIFSVYDVLGIVGTENPNIENLMYVSLEELISGQDTNRLMDGLSSVMTKEEKDLFNKRIIRSFSLEKVIQSVTILDTDKVIHEIEDFFREIEFLFNLLLGNNVKIALYVHISCLIERLIRNIPIETYSQYDELAQCHQRELSLIKKAFSVIESDYSVNVPNSEVAYVYDIIFKKSDISMIESDF, from the coding sequence ATGAAAAAAAAAATAATAGCTTATTTAGATAATCAAACCTCATTTTTTAGTTTTGATTATGTAAGTGATGTATTCACTGCATCAAAAATTGCTGAAATATTTAATGTGAAAAGAAATACAATCAGTCACTATCTAAATCAATTAACTTCAGAGGGAAAACTTATCAAAGTTAACTCTAGACCAGTTTTTTATTTGAGTAAAAAAACATTTGAAGAAGAAAATTTTAAGCTGAAGAAGAATGTTTATTCTTCTTTTCAAGAGATATTAAATGAGAAGCCTTATTTTAAAAAAGAGAGAGATTTCTTTTCATTAATGATTGGACATAATCAAAGCCTAAATAGAGCGATAGACCAAATAAAAATGTCATTAGCTTATCCTAATAATGGCTTACCTGTTCTTATTACAGGAGAGAGTGGTACTGGGAAAAGTTATCTGGTCAAATTGGTTTATGAATATTGTATTGAAAATGATATTCTTAAAGAAGATGCACCGTTTATTACATTGAATTGTGCTCAATATGCGAATAATCCAGAACTTCTAACAAGTAATTTATTTGGCTATGTTAAAGGGGCATTTACAGGAGCTAATGAAACGCAACAAGGAATATTTGAATCAGCAAACGAGGGAATATTATTTTTGGATGAGGTTCATCGATTAAATGCTGAAGCGCAAGAAAAACTATTCACATATTTAGATCAGCATATTATATATAGAGTAGGTGATAATAGCCACCCGCTCCATATAAATACACGATTATTTTTTGCTACTACAGAAGATCTTGAAAGTAATTTTTTAACAACCTTTATACGACGAATTCCTATTCAAATAACTTTACCATCCATTAAAGAAAGAAGCCGAAATGAACGAATCGAATTAATCTATTCTTTTTTTATCTCAGAAAGACATATTATTCAAAAAGATATTAGTATTTCGTCTCAAGTAATAAATCTTTTAGCTGGAAATCACTTTAAAGGGAATATAGGTGAGTTGAAAAATTGCGTTAAAGTAACAGTTGCAAAAGCATTTATGGAACAAAAATCAGAGCAAGTTGTTAATATTTCTATACATTACTTACCAAGTTATTTGTTAAGGGATACAGAGCAATTAGTTTATAATATTGATGAAAACAAGATATTAATTAAGTCAGATACTACTTTGCAACAAATGATAAAAATAAATCAATTAACTCAAAAAGGTGTTATTGAGACGTTTGAAAAAGTACTTTTAATTTATCGTGAAAATCATCAAGATTTATCAATTTGTGAAGAAGAGATAAAGAAACATATAAATAAATTGTTTGATGAATTGTTTTTTTCAAAACAACGTTATTCACAGTATGAGTTACTAGTATATGTTACACAATATATTAGAGAAACATTTCGTCAAATGAGAACAGCTTATGGCATCCAATTTAACGGCAACAGTGTATACGCTTTAAGTTACTATTTATTACAACGAGGTTCAACAAAATGGTATCCAGAAAATGATGAATTATCGAAAAGTATTGCTCATCTTAATCAAGAAATTAAATCTTTATACCCTGACAGTTATCATTATGTTAGTCGCATTCTAAATATTTGTCAGCCTCTTATCGATTTAGATATTGCTTTAATGGATTATATTATTTTAACACTATATTTTAAAAAAATTGATTGGAAAAAAGAACAAGGAATACCTAAAGCGATTATAGTTGCTCACGGTTATGCAACAGCAAGTAGTATTTCAAATGTTGTGAATCGTTTGTTGGAGAAAGAAATTTTTGAAGCATTTGACATGCCTCTTGAAACTACTACGAAACAAATTTCAGAAGAAATTATAAACTATTGCACGCAAAATGAGTTATCAAACGGATTGATTATTCTTGTTGACATGGGATCATTAAGGGAACTATATCAGTTTTTCCCCAAGCAAATTGAGACACCTATTATTGTGGTCAATAATGTTAGTACACCATTAGCGTTGTCTATAGGAGAAAATATACAGAAAAAATTACCTTTTGAGGAAATGATTGAACAATCTGTTGATTCAGCAAAATTAGATTGGGAAATTATCTATCCTCAAGAAAATAGAAAAAAAGTACTTTTAACTGTATGTCAAACGGGTATAGGTACAGCTAGACAAATTAATCAACTATTAGAAAAGAGCTTACCAGTATCATGCGACTTGAAGATTATGCCTTATTCCTATGAATCCTTACATGTAAACAAAAAAGACGACACTATTTTTTCAGTCTACGATGTCTTAGGTATTGTAGGAACAGAAAATCCAAACATAGAAAATTTAATGTATGTCTCACTTGAGGAATTGATCTCAGGTCAAGATACAAATCGATTGATGGATGGTTTATCCTCTGTTATGACGAAAGAAGAAAAAGACTTGTTCAATAAACGAATTATTCGCTCATTTTCTTTAGAGAAGGTGATTCAGTCTGTAACAATTTTAGATACGGATAAAGTGATTCATGAAATAGAAGATTTCTTTAGAGAAATAGAGTTTCTTTTTAATCTATTATTAGGTAATAATGTAAAAATAGCATTGTATGTTCATATTAGTTGTTTGATTGAAAGGTTAATTAGAAATATTCCTATAGAAACATATAGTCAATATGATGAATTAGCTCAGTGTCATCAAAGAGAGTTATCTTTGATTAAAAAAGCCTTTAGTGTCATAGAAAGTGATTATAGTGTCAATGTACCAAATTCAGAAGTAGCCTACGTTTATGATATTATTTTCAAAAAATCTGATATATCAATGATTGAATCTGATTTTTAA
- a CDS encoding DEAD/DEAH box helicase, with the protein MTKFNQFGLNDNLIQALDEIGFKEATEVQETLIPVINKGKSVVGQSQTGSGKTHTFLLPLMNKIDTKKEEVQVIITAPSRELAEQIYQAANQLAGHYDDELRVSNYVGGTDKKRQMDKLANQQPHLVIGTPGRILDLIESGALKTHTAFAFVVDEADMTLDMGFLEDVDKIAATLPGNLQMLVFSATIPVKLKPFLKKYMDNPVVKHIKPTSVISDTIDNWVISTKSKDVEQVVYDLLTIGHPFLAMVFANTKQKVDEITDFLKEKGLKVAKIHGDIPPRERKRVMKSIQNLDYQFVVATDLAARGIDIEGVSHVINAEIPKDLEFFIHRVGRTGRNGLPGIAITLYEPKDEAALAELEKLGIRFEPKTIKKGEIVDHYDRNRREQRSRTQKQLDPTMIGMVKKQKKKVKPGYKKKIRYAIADDQKQKRKIEQRQSNRSKRKARKQDF; encoded by the coding sequence ATGACAAAATTTAACCAATTCGGATTAAACGATAACTTAATCCAAGCATTAGACGAAATAGGATTTAAAGAAGCAACAGAAGTGCAAGAGACATTGATTCCAGTGATAAATAAAGGAAAAAGTGTTGTTGGACAATCACAGACAGGTTCAGGAAAGACACACACGTTTTTATTACCACTGATGAATAAAATAGATACCAAAAAAGAAGAAGTTCAAGTCATTATCACAGCACCAAGTCGTGAGTTAGCAGAACAAATCTATCAAGCAGCCAATCAATTGGCTGGCCACTATGATGATGAGTTACGTGTGAGCAACTATGTTGGTGGAACAGATAAAAAACGTCAAATGGACAAGTTAGCAAACCAACAACCACATTTAGTGATTGGAACGCCTGGTCGTATTTTAGATTTAATCGAAAGTGGTGCACTAAAAACACATACAGCATTTGCTTTTGTCGTGGATGAAGCGGATATGACACTTGACATGGGATTTTTAGAAGATGTCGATAAAATTGCCGCAACATTACCTGGTAATTTACAAATGTTAGTCTTCTCAGCGACAATTCCAGTGAAATTAAAACCATTTTTGAAAAAATACATGGACAATCCTGTTGTTAAACATATCAAACCCACGTCTGTTATTTCTGATACGATTGACAACTGGGTTATCTCGACAAAAAGTAAAGACGTGGAGCAAGTCGTGTATGATTTATTAACGATTGGCCACCCGTTTTTAGCGATGGTATTTGCGAACACGAAACAAAAAGTCGATGAAATCACAGATTTCTTAAAAGAAAAAGGCTTGAAAGTAGCGAAGATTCATGGGGATATTCCACCACGTGAACGTAAACGTGTGATGAAAAGCATTCAAAACTTAGATTATCAATTTGTCGTGGCGACAGATTTAGCTGCTAGAGGGATTGATATTGAAGGCGTTTCTCATGTGATTAATGCGGAAATTCCAAAAGATCTAGAATTCTTTATTCACCGCGTGGGCCGTACTGGTCGTAATGGACTTCCAGGTATTGCGATCACATTATATGAGCCAAAAGATGAAGCGGCACTTGCTGAATTAGAAAAACTTGGCATTCGATTTGAACCAAAAACCATCAAAAAAGGGGAAATTGTGGATCATTATGATCGAAATCGTCGTGAGCAACGTTCACGTACGCAAAAACAATTAGACCCAACGATGATTGGTATGGTGAAAAAACAGAAGAAAAAAGTCAAACCAGGTTACAAGAAAAAAATTCGTTACGCAATTGCCGATGATCAAAAACAAAAACGTAAAATCGAGCAACGTCAATCAAATAGAAGCAAACGTAAAGCAAGAAAACAAGATTTTTAA
- a CDS encoding AEC family transporter, producing MITAYLNILVVFAIIFLGYMLTKKQWFDNHIANVFSKLVLNITLPLSMFLNMTQKFTRAEFLELFTGLALPFVSIIVTFLISMVYSRFTRVPDTRKGSFRTMFTAANTIFMGLPVNMAIFGEKAIPYALLYYICNTTFFFTVGIMLISRDNPNNRLEKANFSFEKLLKQLLSPAILGFFVGILWMLTDMAVPKPMIDFSSYVGGMTTALSLFVIGIIIYQTGFKNLKMDKDVAGVMLGRYIISPLVVYGLSFIIPVPSLMLKVFILQSAMPVQNALPILAKGYGADAEFATTSLTYSIILYTAFIFVILTLFF from the coding sequence ATGATTACGGCGTATTTAAATATTTTAGTGGTATTTGCGATTATCTTTTTAGGCTATATGCTGACTAAAAAACAATGGTTTGATAATCATATCGCTAATGTATTTTCAAAATTAGTGTTAAATATCACGTTGCCTTTAAGTATGTTTTTAAATATGACACAAAAATTTACTCGAGCAGAATTTTTAGAGCTATTCACAGGATTAGCATTACCATTTGTCTCGATTATTGTGACGTTTTTGATTAGTATGGTGTATTCTCGTTTTACACGTGTACCAGATACGCGTAAGGGATCGTTTCGCACCATGTTTACGGCGGCTAATACTATTTTTATGGGATTACCTGTCAATATGGCTATTTTTGGTGAAAAAGCGATTCCCTATGCGTTGCTTTACTATATTTGTAATACCACGTTTTTCTTTACAGTTGGTATTATGTTGATTAGTCGAGATAACCCAAATAACCGTTTAGAAAAAGCCAATTTTAGTTTTGAAAAATTATTGAAGCAATTATTGTCACCCGCTATTTTAGGGTTTTTTGTTGGAATTTTATGGATGTTGACAGATATGGCTGTACCAAAACCGATGATTGATTTTTCTTCTTATGTTGGTGGGATGACAACCGCTCTGTCTCTTTTTGTGATTGGCATTATCATTTATCAAACAGGATTTAAAAATTTAAAAATGGATAAAGATGTCGCAGGTGTGATGCTTGGTCGCTATATTATTTCACCGCTTGTGGTATATGGATTATCTTTTATTATTCCTGTGCCTAGTTTGATGTTAAAAGTCTTTATTTTACAATCTGCCATGCCAGTTCAAAATGCGTTGCCCATTTTAGCAAAAGGTTACGGAGCAGACGCGGAATTTGCGACAACATCATTAACTTATTCCATTATTTTATATACTGCCTTTATATTCGTCATTTTAACATTATTTTTTTAG